From one Bradyrhizobium sp. Ash2021 genomic stretch:
- the poxB gene encoding ubiquinone-dependent pyruvate dehydrogenase, whose translation MRIENVADLIAETLVQAGVKRVFGVVGDSLNGLTDALRKRKTIDWIHVRHEEVAAFAAAGEAQITGQLAVCAGSCGPGNLHLINGLFDAHRSRTPVLAIAAQIPSGEIGGGYFQETHPQELFRECSHYCELVSDAAQLPYVLENAIRAAVGRRGVAVLVIPGDVALRPAPRRSISPNAGLLPVAPVVRPAEPELTALAELLNSTRRITLFCGRGCAGAHDRLMRLAETLKSPMVHALGGKEHVEFDNPYDVGMTGFIGFSSGYAAMHACDVLLMLGTDFPYKQFLPADAKIAQIDIRPENLGRRCRLDLGIVGDVGASIDALLPRLSAKTDTKHLDDSLGHYKKARAGLDELARGTPGQKPIHPQYLARLLSELASEDAVFTADVGTPTIWAARYLVMNGRRRLVGSWVHGSMANAMAHSIGIQASQPGRQVISMSGDGGFAMLMGDLITLTQMKLPVKVVIFNNGVLGFVALEMKAAGFIESGVELQNPDFAAMARAMGIHAVRVDDPGDLPSAIRDVFSHDGPAVLDVVTATQELSMPPTITVEQIKGFSLWVLKAVMSGRGDEVLDLAKTNLLSR comes from the coding sequence ATGCGGATCGAAAATGTCGCCGACCTCATTGCGGAAACGCTGGTCCAGGCAGGGGTCAAACGCGTCTTTGGCGTGGTCGGTGACAGTCTGAACGGTCTGACCGACGCGTTGCGCAAACGGAAAACGATCGACTGGATCCACGTCCGCCATGAAGAGGTGGCCGCCTTCGCAGCCGCCGGCGAAGCCCAGATCACGGGCCAACTCGCGGTATGTGCGGGCTCGTGCGGTCCGGGTAATCTTCACCTCATCAACGGACTGTTCGACGCTCACCGCAGCCGCACCCCGGTGCTGGCGATCGCCGCGCAGATTCCTTCCGGTGAAATCGGGGGCGGCTACTTCCAGGAGACCCATCCGCAGGAATTGTTTCGGGAATGCAGTCACTACTGCGAACTGGTCTCCGATGCGGCGCAGCTCCCATACGTTCTGGAGAACGCTATTCGTGCCGCTGTCGGGCGGCGTGGCGTCGCGGTTCTCGTCATCCCCGGCGACGTCGCACTGCGGCCGGCGCCCAGGCGTAGCATTTCACCAAATGCCGGACTGCTGCCGGTCGCGCCCGTCGTTCGGCCTGCCGAACCGGAATTGACCGCGTTGGCCGAACTCTTGAACAGTACCAGGCGTATCACACTGTTCTGCGGCCGCGGCTGTGCCGGCGCCCATGACCGCCTGATGCGGCTTGCCGAGACGCTCAAGAGCCCGATGGTGCATGCGCTTGGCGGCAAGGAGCACGTCGAGTTCGATAACCCCTACGATGTCGGCATGACCGGGTTTATCGGCTTCTCGTCCGGCTATGCAGCGATGCACGCCTGCGACGTGTTGCTCATGCTGGGGACGGACTTTCCCTACAAGCAGTTTCTGCCGGCCGACGCGAAAATTGCCCAGATTGATATCCGGCCCGAGAATCTGGGCCGCCGGTGCAGGCTCGATCTCGGCATTGTGGGTGACGTTGGCGCCTCGATCGACGCGCTGCTGCCGAGATTGTCGGCAAAGACCGACACCAAACATCTCGACGACAGCCTCGGCCACTACAAGAAGGCCCGCGCAGGACTGGACGAACTTGCCCGCGGCACGCCCGGCCAAAAGCCGATCCACCCGCAATATCTGGCGCGCCTGTTGAGTGAGCTAGCGTCCGAAGACGCGGTCTTCACCGCCGACGTCGGCACGCCAACCATCTGGGCGGCGCGTTATCTTGTCATGAATGGGCGGCGTCGCCTGGTCGGATCATGGGTTCACGGTTCGATGGCCAACGCCATGGCCCATTCGATCGGCATTCAGGCCTCGCAGCCGGGGCGGCAGGTCATTTCGATGTCGGGCGATGGCGGATTCGCCATGTTAATGGGCGACCTGATCACGCTGACGCAGATGAAGTTGCCCGTGAAGGTCGTGATCTTCAACAATGGCGTCCTGGGTTTTGTGGCGCTGGAGATGAAAGCCGCGGGATTTATCGAGTCCGGTGTTGAATTGCAAAATCCCGATTTCGCGGCCATGGCCCGCGCAATGGGTATTCACGCCGTGCGGGTCGACGATCCAGGAGACCTGCCATCTGCGATCCGCGACGTATTCTCCCACGACGGCCCTGCCGTCCTCGACGTCGTCACAGCGACGCAGGAACTGTCCATGCCGCCGACGATCACCGTGGAACAGATCAAGGGCTTCAGCCTGTGGGTGCTCAAAGCCGTGATGAGTGGCCGCGGCGACGAGGTTTTGGACCTGGCAAAGACCAATCTGTTGTCGCGTTGA
- a CDS encoding multicopper oxidase domain-containing protein: MAIAAAALPMLPGAGRAAGSAGKRLVAITRVIEVNGRPAKVFGLIGSDGRSGLRLAPGERFRVDLANEAGTRTIVHWHGQLPPWTQDGFPWPESPPIANGAVQAYDYAPVPGTYWMHSHQDMQEQSLMTAPLIVHDAAELREDRQEIVLMLHDFTFRTPEEVLAGLTGTSAATAQAMAQKMEKTAARTVGSNAPHASMSSMAADAPEAGMSGMDMSRLGGMHMDLNDVHYDAFLANDRTLADPEIVHVERGGRIRLRIINGASSSQFWVDLGELVGRVAATDGHPVNPVASSRFPIAMAQRLDVLIDLPETGAFPILARVEGNDRQTGIVLTTPGARIARMAESAHAVPQVDNSLEARLTAVEPLSARHADVDRTIELAGGMKPYAWSMNGEYWPQVTPLMLEKGQRVEIELVNRSMMAHPMHLHGHDFQVIAIDGRPMQGAVRDTVLVMPMGRVRIAFDANNPGRWAFHCHNLYHQATGMMTEFRYQGIAT, from the coding sequence GTGGCGATCGCCGCTGCGGCTCTGCCCATGCTCCCGGGCGCGGGGCGCGCCGCAGGCTCTGCTGGGAAGCGGCTCGTCGCCATAACACGGGTTATTGAGGTCAATGGTCGGCCGGCCAAGGTCTTCGGGCTGATCGGTTCGGATGGCCGTTCGGGGCTTCGCCTCGCCCCCGGGGAACGGTTCCGCGTGGACCTCGCGAATGAGGCTGGCACGCGCACCATTGTGCATTGGCATGGGCAACTCCCGCCCTGGACACAGGACGGCTTTCCGTGGCCGGAGAGCCCGCCGATCGCGAACGGCGCGGTTCAAGCCTACGACTATGCTCCGGTTCCGGGCACGTATTGGATGCATTCGCATCAGGACATGCAGGAGCAGAGCCTGATGACCGCGCCGCTCATCGTTCATGACGCCGCGGAGCTTCGCGAAGACCGGCAGGAAATCGTTCTCATGCTGCACGACTTCACCTTTCGAACACCGGAAGAGGTGCTCGCCGGCCTCACCGGCACGAGCGCGGCCACGGCACAAGCGATGGCACAAAAGATGGAGAAGACTGCAGCTCGCACAGTCGGCAGCAATGCGCCGCATGCAAGCATGAGCAGCATGGCTGCCGACGCGCCCGAAGCCGGCATGTCAGGAATGGACATGTCGCGGCTGGGCGGCATGCATATGGATCTGAATGATGTTCATTACGACGCCTTTCTTGCCAACGATCGGACGCTCGCCGATCCGGAGATCGTGCACGTCGAGCGCGGCGGCCGGATCCGGCTCCGCATCATCAACGGCGCGTCCTCGAGCCAGTTCTGGGTCGATCTCGGTGAACTCGTCGGCCGCGTGGCGGCGACCGACGGCCACCCCGTAAATCCGGTGGCGAGCAGCCGCTTCCCCATCGCGATGGCCCAACGCCTCGATGTCCTGATTGATCTGCCGGAGACAGGAGCGTTTCCGATTCTGGCCCGCGTCGAAGGCAATGATCGGCAGACCGGGATCGTGCTCACCACGCCCGGGGCGCGAATTGCGCGGATGGCAGAGAGCGCCCACGCGGTGCCGCAGGTGGACAATTCACTGGAGGCCCGGCTCACGGCCGTGGAGCCGTTGTCAGCTCGCCATGCGGATGTCGACCGAACGATCGAGCTCGCCGGCGGAATGAAGCCTTATGCATGGTCCATGAACGGCGAGTACTGGCCGCAGGTCACGCCGCTCATGCTGGAGAAGGGGCAGCGTGTCGAGATCGAACTGGTCAACCGCTCGATGATGGCGCATCCGATGCATCTGCATGGCCATGATTTCCAGGTGATCGCGATCGACGGCCGGCCGATGCAGGGCGCCGTCCGCGACACTGTTCTGGTCATGCCGATGGGCCGTGTCCGGATCGCTTTCGACGCCAACAATCCCGGGCGATGGGCGTTCCACTGTCACAATCTCTACCACCAGGCCACCGGCATGATGACGGAGTTCAGATATCAGGGCATTGCAACTTGA
- a CDS encoding enoyl-CoA hydratase-related protein, producing MPGVKRERDDSVGVLTLDEPSSLNAMTPDLLGDLAAAIGEMTGDPKIRALVLTGAGRGFCSGQNLKAAAILGDDIVAGVMRYYWPTFQALRECRVPVVVAVNGVAAGGGFSLAMAGDMIVAARSATFIQVFSRIALVPDLGSTWLLPRLVGRQRALELMLTNEPLSADRAREWGLVRDVFDDAALLDGALALARRLASGPTRALVATRHLIEQSEHSGYAEQFRREIETQAEIRRTADALEGRNAFLEKRAARFSGR from the coding sequence ATGCCGGGAGTTAAGCGGGAGCGTGACGATAGCGTCGGCGTACTGACGCTGGATGAGCCCAGCAGCCTGAACGCGATGACCCCCGATCTGCTCGGCGATCTCGCTGCCGCCATCGGCGAGATGACCGGCGATCCTAAAATTCGCGCGCTGGTGCTGACCGGCGCCGGCCGCGGCTTTTGCTCCGGCCAGAATCTCAAGGCCGCGGCGATCCTCGGCGACGACATCGTTGCCGGCGTGATGCGCTATTACTGGCCGACGTTTCAGGCGTTGCGGGAATGCCGGGTGCCGGTCGTGGTCGCAGTCAACGGCGTTGCCGCCGGCGGCGGCTTCAGCCTCGCGATGGCGGGCGACATGATCGTCGCGGCGCGTTCGGCGACTTTCATCCAGGTGTTCAGCCGCATCGCGCTGGTTCCCGATCTCGGTTCGACCTGGCTGTTGCCGCGCCTGGTGGGGCGGCAGCGCGCGCTCGAACTGATGCTGACGAACGAGCCGCTCTCGGCCGATCGCGCGAGGGAGTGGGGATTGGTGCGGGACGTGTTCGACGATGCCGCGCTGCTCGACGGCGCGCTCGCGCTGGCGCGCAGGCTCGCAAGCGGTCCGACGCGGGCGCTGGTGGCGACCCGGCACCTGATCGAGCAAAGCGAACATTCAGGCTATGCCGAACAGTTCCGCCGCGAAATCGAGACGCAGGCTGAAATACGCCGGACTGCGGACGCGCTCGAAGGCCGCAATGCCTTTCTCGAGAAACGCGCGGCGCGGTTCAGCGGGCGCTGA
- a CDS encoding MBL fold metallo-hydrolase encodes MRFKLGFVLSVAASVFAGEVSAGEMRVTLLGTGTPTPRPGSFSASTLVEAGSERLIFDLGRGSTIRLFQKKLPLGSITAHFITHLHSDHVVGLPDMWLTGWLGTPYGSRKSPMVIFGPKGTLAMTENLTKAFSEDIRIRIDDENYPPEGVAFAAKDIEPGPAYERNGVRVSAIEVNHGDKINPSFGYVVEYDGKKLVLSGDTKPDARIENAAEGADLLIHEVAVIDPALLKDYPNYRAIEDHHTSPEEAGKIFTSAKPKLAVYSHIVFATVKPVQDVPEETLIARTQTTYKGPLIVGRDLMSFTISDKVEAFAPNGEPLKPLTAGR; translated from the coding sequence ATGCGATTCAAGCTGGGCTTTGTGCTGTCGGTCGCCGCTTCCGTCTTCGCCGGTGAGGTCAGCGCTGGCGAGATGAGGGTGACGCTGCTTGGGACGGGCACGCCGACGCCGCGGCCTGGCAGTTTCAGTGCCTCCACGCTGGTTGAAGCAGGATCGGAGCGGCTGATCTTCGATCTCGGCCGCGGTTCGACCATTCGGCTGTTTCAGAAGAAGCTTCCGCTTGGCTCGATCACGGCGCATTTCATCACGCATCTGCATTCGGACCATGTCGTGGGCCTGCCGGACATGTGGCTGACCGGCTGGTTAGGTACACCCTACGGCTCGCGCAAATCGCCGATGGTGATTTTTGGGCCGAAGGGGACGTTGGCGATGACGGAAAATCTCACCAAGGCGTTCTCCGAGGACATTCGCATCCGGATCGACGACGAGAATTATCCGCCTGAAGGCGTCGCGTTCGCGGCGAAGGATATCGAGCCTGGGCCCGCCTATGAGCGTAACGGCGTCAGGGTCAGCGCGATCGAGGTCAATCACGGCGACAAGATCAATCCGTCTTTTGGCTATGTCGTCGAATACGACGGCAAGAAGCTCGTGCTGTCGGGCGACACCAAGCCCGATGCGCGGATCGAGAACGCGGCCGAAGGCGCCGATCTCCTGATCCACGAGGTCGCCGTGATCGACCCGGCTCTGTTGAAAGACTATCCGAACTACCGTGCCATCGAAGATCATCACACCTCGCCCGAAGAGGCCGGAAAAATTTTTACCAGCGCGAAGCCGAAGCTCGCGGTGTATTCCCACATCGTGTTTGCCACGGTGAAGCCGGTGCAGGATGTGCCGGAGGAGACGCTGATCGCGCGGACGCAGACCACCTACAAGGGGCCGCTGATTGTCGGGCGCGACCTGATGTCGTTCACGATCTCTGACAAGGTCGAGGCGTTCGCGCCGAATGGCGAACCCTTGAAGCCGTTGACGGCGGGGCGGTGA
- a CDS encoding PilZ domain-containing protein, translating into MSFAQKKSSLPAAQERRRFQRVKVHLLGRYMLPDRREFPCQIINMSPGGLALLAPGIGNVGDRVIAYLDHIGRVEGKITRIIDNGFAMTVVSTARKRDKLAAQLTWLANRDILNLPEDRRHDRIVPRNPIALLTLEDGSRMTCRIIDLSASGAAIAAENRPPLRSLVMLGKVQSRVVRNLEEGFALEFIHEQSADTIEEAVTNK; encoded by the coding sequence ATGTCGTTTGCGCAGAAAAAATCCAGTCTTCCGGCAGCTCAGGAGCGACGCCGCTTCCAGCGGGTGAAGGTCCACCTGCTCGGCCGCTACATGCTGCCGGACCGGCGCGAATTTCCCTGCCAGATTATCAACATGTCGCCGGGCGGACTGGCCCTGCTGGCGCCCGGCATCGGCAATGTCGGCGACCGCGTGATCGCCTATCTCGACCATATCGGCCGGGTCGAGGGCAAGATCACCCGCATTATCGACAACGGCTTTGCGATGACCGTCGTCTCCACCGCACGCAAGCGCGACAAGCTCGCCGCCCAGCTCACCTGGCTTGCCAACCGCGACATCCTCAATTTGCCGGAAGACCGCCGCCACGACCGTATCGTGCCGCGCAACCCGATCGCGCTGCTCACGCTCGAAGACGGCAGCCGAATGACCTGCCGCATCATCGACCTGTCGGCGTCGGGGGCTGCGATTGCCGCGGAAAACCGCCCGCCGCTGAGATCGCTGGTGATGCTCGGCAAGGTGCAGTCGCGCGTGGTGCGAAACCTCGAGGAAGGTTTTGCGCTCGAGTTCATCCACGAGCAGAGCGCGGACACCATCGAGGAAGCGGTTACCAACAAGTAG